The following coding sequences lie in one Arachis ipaensis cultivar K30076 chromosome B03, Araip1.1, whole genome shotgun sequence genomic window:
- the LOC107631239 gene encoding uncharacterized protein LOC107631239: protein MYVNSMRKSFKDSLKLLEADIQHANTLASDFSREYDGACLQMRMSYSPAAHLFLFLVQWTDCHLAGALGLLRILIYKVYVDGTTTMSTQERKASIREFYAVIYPSLLQLQKGVTDTEDKKQKAMCMERYRKRDDEEYWQSSDIDIEREDECGICMEMNGKVVLPNCNHAMCLKCYREWRTISQSCPFCRDSLKRVNSGDLWVFTDRRDIVDMATVTRENLRRLYMYIDKLPLVVPDSFFEAYDSHIR from the exons ATGTACGTTAATTCCATGAGAAAGTCCTTCAAGGACTCCCTCAAGCTCCTTGAAGCTGATATTCAACACGCCAATACCCT GGCGTCAGATTTTTCAAGGGAGTATGATGGTGCATGCCTTCAGATGAGAATGTCATACAGTCCAGCTGCACACCTCTTTCTTTTTTTGGTGCAATGGACTGATTGTCACCTTGCGGGAGCCCTGGGATTGTTGAGAATCCTAATTTACAAG GTGTATGTGGATGGGACAACCACCATGTCTACCCAGGAAAGGAAAGCAAGTATTAGAGAATTCTATG CGGTCATATATCCCTCTTTGTTGCAACTTCAAAAGGGGGTCACTGATACGGAGGATAAGAAACAAAAGGCTATGTGCATGGAGAGGTATCGTAAAAGAGATGATGAGGAGTATTGGCAGTCTTCTGACATAGACATTGAAAGAGAAGATGAATGTGGGATATGCATGGAAATGAATGGCAAAGTTGTGTTGCCCAACTGCAATCATGCCATGTGCCTGAAATGTTACCGAGAATG GCGAACAATCTCTCAGTCATGCCCATTTTGCCGAGACAGTCTGAAGAGGGTAAACTCTGGCGATCTCTGGGTTTTCACTGACAGGAGAGACATAGTAGATATGGCAACAGTAACAAGGGAGAATCTTAGAAGGCTTTATATGTACATAGACAAGTTGCCTTTGGTTGTTCCGGACTCCTTTTTTGAGGCCTATGACTCTCACATAAGGTAA